From Candidatus Latescibacterota bacterium, one genomic window encodes:
- a CDS encoding fructose-1,6-bisphosphatase gives MKLDQSFMDFMLHHQEHHKRSYNFLVLLEAVQTAAKYIQYFYQTGSLKNVMGETGVTNVQGENVMKMDDIADSIVLHYLRRSNQVICAISEEEADPIPLNEEDGRYFFYYDPLDGSSNIKHNLPVGLMFAVAKRKLDGPEDGHLRKGTELRAAGIFLIPNGVFTLALADTGVFRFHLDETMTYVIPENYERLVMPETKRDWELSFNSSNRTTFDPRVQDWINGNEPKYSFRYSGSLAGDFHRLLSNGGMFMYPAIVNHPNPQKNRPAGKLRLLYEANVAAFIAREAGGCAIDENGNDILDILPETPHQRTALYVGSKPLVEDMRKRLRG, from the coding sequence GTGAAACTTGATCAGAGCTTCATGGATTTCATGCTGCATCACCAGGAGCACCACAAACGCAGTTACAATTTTCTCGTGCTCCTCGAAGCCGTGCAGACTGCCGCCAAATATATTCAGTATTTCTATCAGACCGGTTCGTTGAAGAATGTAATGGGCGAGACTGGCGTCACCAATGTTCAGGGTGAGAATGTGATGAAGATGGACGATATCGCTGACTCGATCGTCCTCCATTACCTCCGCCGATCGAACCAGGTGATCTGTGCCATATCCGAGGAAGAGGCCGATCCGATCCCTCTGAACGAGGAAGACGGCCGTTACTTCTTCTATTACGACCCGCTCGACGGTTCGAGCAATATCAAACATAACCTCCCGGTCGGCCTTATGTTCGCCGTAGCCAAGAGAAAACTCGACGGCCCTGAAGACGGCCATCTGCGCAAGGGCACTGAACTGCGTGCCGCCGGAATATTCCTGATCCCGAACGGAGTCTTTACTCTGGCCCTCGCGGACACAGGCGTCTTCCGTTTTCATCTGGACGAGACGATGACATATGTCATTCCGGAAAATTACGAACGCCTGGTCATGCCGGAGACAAAAAGAGACTGGGAGTTGTCGTTCAATTCGTCGAACCGCACGACCTTCGACCCCAGGGTCCAGGACTGGATAAACGGGAACGAACCGAAATATTCATTCCGTTACTCAGGCTCGCTCGCGGGAGATTTTCACCGCCTTCTCTCCAATGGCGGAATGTTCATGTACCCGGCTATCGTCAATCATCCAAACCCGCAGAAGAACAGGCCGGCCGGAAAACTGCGCCTGCTCTACGAGGCAAATGTAGCGGCTTTTATAGCACGTGAGGCAGGTGGCTGCGCGATCGATGAGAACGGCAACGACATCCTTGATATACTACCTGAGACCCCGCATCAGAGGACGGCACTTTATGTCGGCTCGAAACCGCTCGTCGAGGATATGCGAAAACGGTTGCGGGGCTGA
- a CDS encoding RNA-binding protein — protein sequence MKIYVGNMSYDTSEDDLRTAFEAHGTVDSVAIISDRDTGRPKGFGFVEMSNDDEAKAAIEALNEKDLGGRTLKVNEARPRNDNRGGGGGGGRGGGGGRGGGGWGSY from the coding sequence ATGAAGATTTATGTAGGAAACATGTCTTATGACACAAGTGAAGACGACCTGCGCACAGCTTTCGAAGCTCACGGCACGGTCGACTCTGTAGCCATCATCTCCGATAGAGATACCGGTCGCCCGAAGGGCTTCGGTTTTGTCGAGATGTCAAATGACGATGAAGCCAAGGCTGCCATTGAAGCCCTGAACGAAAAGGACCTAGGGGGTCGTACGCTCAAAGTAAACGAAGCACGTCCTCGCAACGATAATCGCGGTGGCGGCGGTGGCGGCGGTCGTGGCGGCGGCGGCGGCAGAGGCGGCGGCGGTTGGGGCAGCTACTAG